In a single window of the Agrobacterium fabrum str. C58 genome:
- a CDS encoding carbohydrate ABC transporter permease — MTDRHARINRYTWYEMVGIYCGIAVFLAFVLAPFVEGFLVSLKPLSLLFSSPYRFWPENGSFEAYRTMWVSVPGFALYIFNSFFIAGSITLIVLVLVIPASYAFARFEFRGAGLLLGIFLAVKMFSGAVLLIPLFRLMRSIGVLNTYFAMIIPGVAFIIPTGILLLVTYMRRIPRELEEAAYVDGASRLYTLRRVVLPIATPGIAVVAISSFIEAYAQQFIYALTFNSKTEYMPLPVGLFAYFGRQEVVWNELMAASFVGIAPAMIAIFLMQRYLVGGLTAGAVK; from the coding sequence ATGACCGACAGACATGCGAGGATCAACCGCTACACCTGGTATGAAATGGTCGGAATCTATTGCGGTATCGCCGTGTTCCTGGCCTTCGTGCTGGCGCCCTTCGTCGAAGGCTTTCTGGTGTCGCTGAAGCCGCTCAGCCTGCTGTTTTCTTCACCCTACAGGTTCTGGCCGGAGAACGGTTCCTTCGAGGCCTACCGGACGATGTGGGTGAGCGTGCCGGGTTTCGCGCTTTATATTTTCAATTCGTTCTTCATTGCGGGTTCGATCACCCTGATCGTGCTTGTGCTCGTCATTCCCGCCTCCTATGCCTTCGCGCGTTTCGAGTTCAGGGGAGCCGGCCTGTTGCTCGGAATATTCCTTGCGGTGAAGATGTTCTCCGGCGCGGTGCTGCTCATCCCGCTGTTTCGGTTGATGCGGTCCATCGGGGTGCTGAACACCTATTTCGCGATGATCATTCCCGGTGTCGCTTTCATCATCCCCACAGGCATCCTGCTTCTCGTGACCTATATGCGCCGTATCCCGCGGGAGTTGGAGGAAGCGGCCTATGTGGATGGGGCGAGCAGGCTCTATACGCTTCGCAGGGTAGTTTTGCCGATCGCAACCCCGGGCATTGCCGTTGTCGCGATCTCCTCCTTCATCGAGGCCTATGCGCAGCAATTCATCTACGCGCTGACCTTCAACTCAAAGACGGAATACATGCCACTGCCGGTGGGGCTCTTTGCCTATTTCGGCCGGCAGGAGGTCGTCTGGAACGAACTGATGGCGGCGAGCTTCGTGGGCATCGCACCGGCGATGATCGCGATCTTCCTGATGCAACGATATCTCGTCGGCGGGCTGACCGCCGGCGCGGTGAAATAA
- a CDS encoding ROK family protein, with protein sequence MIVCFDIGGTTIKGAIAHTPDDIRPVPRIPTPKTSFEDFAAGLKSVIDASGGTPGCVSLSIAGVIDPDTGKATVANIPSIHGRVLKDELEKALNLPVIVSNDADCFVIAESEIGSGQGHRVVFGVILGTGVGGGLVIDGKLINSHGGFAGEWGHGPVAATSAGNPPVSLPRFECGCGLTGCVDAIGSARGMEKLHAHLHRQEMTSEDIIAAWQAGDAKAARTIDVLIDILASPLAMVINVTGATIVPVGGGLSNSRELLAALDEAVRGRILRRFNRPLVVPAICRIEPGLIGSAVIGLKYAQEIARPS encoded by the coding sequence ATGATCGTTTGTTTCGATATTGGCGGAACGACCATCAAGGGCGCGATTGCCCATACCCCGGACGACATTCGCCCCGTGCCACGCATACCAACGCCGAAAACCAGTTTCGAAGACTTCGCCGCCGGCCTCAAATCCGTCATCGATGCGAGCGGCGGCACGCCCGGTTGCGTTTCGTTGTCGATTGCCGGGGTCATCGATCCCGACACCGGCAAGGCCACCGTTGCCAATATTCCGAGCATTCATGGCCGGGTCTTGAAGGACGAGTTGGAAAAAGCCCTCAACCTTCCCGTCATCGTGTCCAATGACGCGGATTGTTTCGTGATCGCCGAATCGGAAATCGGCTCGGGTCAAGGCCACCGCGTGGTTTTCGGCGTCATCCTTGGAACCGGTGTCGGCGGCGGGCTGGTGATCGACGGCAAGCTCATCAACAGCCATGGCGGTTTTGCCGGCGAATGGGGGCATGGTCCCGTGGCCGCGACATCGGCCGGCAATCCGCCGGTCTCGCTGCCCCGCTTCGAATGCGGCTGTGGCCTCACCGGCTGTGTCGACGCCATCGGCAGCGCCCGCGGCATGGAAAAGCTGCATGCGCATCTGCACCGGCAGGAGATGACGAGCGAGGATATTATCGCCGCCTGGCAGGCGGGCGATGCAAAAGCCGCCAGAACCATCGATGTCCTCATCGATATTCTCGCCTCGCCGCTGGCGATGGTGATCAATGTTACCGGCGCGACCATTGTGCCGGTGGGCGGCGGGCTTTCGAACTCGCGGGAGCTTCTCGCTGCATTGGATGAAGCAGTCAGGGGCCGCATTCTCCGGCGCTTCAACCGTCCACTGGTCGTGCCCGCCATCTGCCGCATCGAGCCGGGGCTGATCGGATCAGCCGTTATCGGGTTGAAATATGCGCAGGAGATCGCCCGCCCGTCCTGA
- a CDS encoding Gfo/Idh/MocA family protein, with translation MKVGIIGLGFRLGYLGYVFHEIDKDFEIVGYVDPHPAGLPGLQEKGISAGKVYDSPEALIAGEKFDLLMIGSPNHMHLEHIRIGLEAGCTIFSEKPIVVSIEESLELARLLNKHGHERLLVGLVLRYSPLYRDLRAAQAEGKLGEVVSIEASEHIPPYHGAFFMRDWRRYENYSGSFMLEKCCHDLDLYNGVVGARPRFVSSFGGRKSFTPANAPQNDGINDMEVYHRKPSGWMGSDKVFDSDGDIIDYQTAIVEYENGASLAFHTNLNVPDDFRRFCVIGAKGMAEGDFVRGFLNVHNARTNEKTVAKTYSAATTLSQHYGADEQMAEDVIAHIVRAAPLPVSALDAIEAGILALAMDEARHGRKVVDLKPVWEEYDLALHGQPKSPAVKSA, from the coding sequence ATGAAGGTGGGAATTATCGGACTCGGATTCCGTCTCGGTTATCTGGGCTACGTTTTTCACGAGATCGACAAGGATTTCGAGATCGTCGGTTATGTCGATCCTCATCCGGCAGGTCTGCCGGGTTTGCAGGAAAAGGGCATTTCTGCCGGCAAGGTCTATGACAGCCCGGAAGCGCTGATCGCCGGCGAAAAATTCGATCTCCTGATGATCGGCTCGCCGAACCACATGCATCTGGAGCATATCCGCATCGGGCTTGAAGCGGGTTGCACCATTTTTTCTGAAAAACCCATCGTCGTCAGCATCGAGGAAAGCCTCGAGCTCGCCCGGTTGCTCAACAAGCACGGCCATGAGCGGCTGCTGGTCGGCCTCGTCCTGCGTTATTCGCCGCTTTACCGCGATCTGCGCGCCGCGCAGGCTGAAGGCAAGCTGGGTGAGGTCGTCTCCATCGAGGCTTCCGAACATATTCCGCCCTATCATGGCGCATTCTTCATGCGTGACTGGCGGCGTTACGAGAATTATTCCGGCTCCTTCATGCTGGAAAAATGCTGCCACGATCTCGATCTCTATAATGGCGTGGTTGGTGCCCGGCCGCGTTTCGTGTCGAGCTTCGGCGGGCGCAAGAGCTTCACGCCGGCGAACGCGCCGCAGAATGACGGCATCAACGACATGGAGGTCTACCATCGCAAGCCGAGCGGCTGGATGGGCTCCGACAAGGTCTTCGACAGCGATGGTGACATCATCGATTACCAGACGGCAATCGTCGAATATGAAAATGGCGCGTCGCTCGCCTTCCATACCAATCTCAACGTTCCCGACGATTTCCGCCGTTTCTGCGTCATCGGTGCAAAGGGCATGGCCGAGGGCGATTTCGTGCGCGGCTTCCTGAACGTTCACAATGCCCGCACCAATGAAAAAACCGTCGCCAAGACCTATTCTGCGGCAACCACGCTCTCGCAGCATTATGGCGCGGATGAGCAGATGGCCGAGGATGTGATCGCCCATATCGTCAGGGCTGCGCCCTTGCCAGTTTCCGCGCTCGACGCGATCGAGGCCGGCATTCTGGCGCTTGCCATGGATGAAGCCCGCCATGGCCGCAAGGTGGTCGATCTCAAACCGGTGTGGGAGGAGTACGATCTTGCGCTGCACGGTCAGCCTAAATCCCCCGCCGTGAAATCGGCTTGA
- a CDS encoding carbohydrate ABC transporter permease, whose product MDAKRSAVIFAWFLLLPALFYITLIVAYPLVDTFILSFTDASLKKVTNWVGFINYEKIFNATFADVITRTFVWTFFSVSIKMIIGTFGAVLLNSAVPGRALFRILTMPPWIVPMAIGIFMWGWMYNGQFGMISGVLQNLGLVDGPVAFLAYGRTAFWATIVTDVWIGVPMVTLYLLAAIQSIPQDLYEAAWTDGASRSYRFRRITLPLMLPAMITMSVLSLISTFNSFDIIWILTRGGPNGETTTMIIDTYKTAIGAYKYGEGAARAVLICIFLSIFTFFYFRITRRFSQEATR is encoded by the coding sequence ATGGATGCAAAACGCAGCGCAGTCATCTTCGCCTGGTTTCTTCTTCTACCGGCGCTTTTCTACATCACACTGATCGTCGCCTATCCGCTCGTCGACACATTCATCCTGTCTTTCACCGATGCGTCGCTTAAAAAAGTGACGAATTGGGTCGGCTTCATCAATTACGAGAAAATCTTCAACGCGACTTTTGCCGATGTCATCACGCGGACCTTTGTCTGGACGTTCTTTTCCGTCTCGATAAAGATGATCATCGGCACATTTGGTGCAGTGCTGTTGAACTCCGCCGTTCCCGGCCGTGCGCTGTTTCGCATCCTGACCATGCCGCCATGGATCGTGCCGATGGCTATCGGCATCTTCATGTGGGGCTGGATGTATAACGGCCAGTTCGGCATGATTTCCGGGGTGCTGCAGAATCTCGGCCTGGTGGACGGCCCGGTTGCTTTTCTTGCCTATGGCAGGACCGCCTTCTGGGCGACGATCGTCACCGATGTGTGGATCGGCGTGCCGATGGTGACGCTTTATCTTTTGGCCGCAATCCAGTCCATTCCGCAGGATCTCTACGAGGCAGCGTGGACGGACGGTGCCAGCCGCTCCTATCGCTTCCGTCGTATCACGCTGCCGCTGATGCTGCCGGCCATGATCACCATGTCGGTCCTGTCACTGATTTCGACGTTCAATTCCTTCGATATCATCTGGATCCTCACGCGTGGTGGTCCGAACGGCGAAACCACAACGATGATCATCGACACCTACAAGACGGCGATAGGCGCTTATAAATATGGTGAAGGTGCAGCGCGCGCGGTGCTCATCTGCATCTTCCTGTCGATCTTCACCTTCTTCTATTTCCGCATCACCCGCCGTTTCTCGCAGGAGGCCACGCGATGA
- the nagA gene encoding N-acetylglucosamine-6-phosphate deacetylase, whose amino-acid sequence MSGIKAFVGARIFDGAAWHEGRVLVVGDGHVTAISDSVPAEAEMIDVKGLLIAPGFIDLQVNGGGGVMFNNQPDVEGIARICSAHARFGTTALMVTLITDRPDVISKAAQAGIAASKKQVPGFLGLHFEGPHLSVARKGTHDPALVRKMETADLAVLIGCKAELAFVMTTIAPENVTEEQVAALRKAGIVVSLGHTDTGLDVATAYIEAGASMVTHLFNAMSPLGHREPGLVGAALSNGGLDCGLIADGFHVDPAAIGIALRAKNGPGRIFLVTDAMSTIGTDDDGFELNGRRVYRNGGRLTLEDGTLAGADIDMLSCVRFMYEKLEMPLEEALRMASAYPAQAVGASDKGKLLPGFDADFVVLTPGLQMHSTWIGGEKTYDAVHSGV is encoded by the coding sequence ATGAGCGGCATCAAGGCATTTGTTGGCGCCCGCATTTTCGACGGCGCCGCATGGCACGAGGGCAGAGTGCTCGTGGTCGGTGACGGGCATGTCACCGCCATCTCAGATAGCGTGCCAGCCGAAGCCGAGATGATCGATGTAAAGGGACTGCTGATCGCGCCTGGATTCATCGATCTCCAGGTCAATGGCGGCGGCGGGGTGATGTTCAACAACCAGCCGGATGTCGAAGGCATTGCCCGCATCTGTTCCGCTCACGCCAGGTTCGGCACGACGGCGCTGATGGTCACGCTCATTACCGACCGGCCGGATGTAATCTCGAAAGCAGCGCAGGCGGGTATTGCCGCCAGCAAGAAGCAGGTGCCGGGCTTTCTGGGCCTGCATTTCGAAGGGCCGCATCTTTCCGTCGCACGCAAGGGCACCCATGATCCAGCGCTGGTCCGCAAGATGGAGACGGCCGATCTTGCCGTTCTGATCGGCTGCAAGGCGGAACTGGCCTTCGTGATGACGACCATTGCCCCTGAGAACGTCACCGAGGAACAGGTCGCAGCGCTGAGAAAAGCCGGCATCGTGGTCAGTCTCGGCCATACCGATACCGGCCTTGATGTTGCGACGGCCTATATCGAGGCCGGCGCTTCCATGGTGACACATCTTTTTAACGCCATGAGCCCGCTTGGCCATCGCGAACCGGGTCTGGTTGGCGCCGCCCTTTCGAATGGCGGGCTGGATTGCGGGCTGATCGCTGACGGATTTCATGTCGATCCCGCCGCCATCGGCATTGCGCTACGCGCCAAGAATGGCCCGGGCCGGATTTTCCTCGTCACCGACGCCATGTCGACCATCGGCACGGATGACGATGGTTTCGAACTGAATGGCCGGCGCGTCTATCGCAATGGCGGCCGACTGACACTTGAAGACGGCACGCTTGCTGGGGCGGATATCGACATGCTCTCCTGCGTCCGCTTCATGTATGAAAAGCTGGAGATGCCGCTGGAGGAAGCCTTGAGAATGGCATCCGCCTATCCTGCACAGGCCGTTGGCGCATCGGACAAGGGAAAACTGCTGCCCGGCTTCGATGCCGATTTTGTTGTGCTGACGCCCGGCCTCCAGATGCATTCGACCTGGATTGGCGGAGAAAAAACCTACGATGCCGTGCATTCCGGAGTGTGA
- a CDS encoding SIS domain-containing protein has product MTTLMRQEIDEIPDAVARLLDNAKTDFLEAGSKLKARDPAVVVTIARGSSDHAAHFLKYAIELQTGLPVASLGPSLASIYQTKLRLERAAAFAVSQSGKSPDIVALAQSARKGGALTFSLVNTLPSPLGEAADHAINIQAGPEKAVAATKSFVNSIVAGLAILAEWTEDSLLARAVSALPQNFAKAIALDWSHIGEAVKGEESLYMLGRGPALAIAAEAALKCKETCELHAEAYSSAEVMHGPVSLVAPQFPVIAFAARDRAETSVTDIAASLANKGANVFVTSTKGSPAKPLPFVETNHPLTDALLLIAPFYGFIEQLSRARGFNPDAPVALKKVTETQ; this is encoded by the coding sequence ATGACAACCCTGATGCGCCAGGAAATCGATGAGATTCCCGATGCTGTCGCCCGCCTGCTGGACAATGCCAAGACCGACTTCCTGGAGGCAGGCAGCAAGTTGAAGGCCCGTGACCCGGCAGTCGTCGTTACCATTGCCCGCGGCTCCTCCGATCATGCCGCACATTTCCTGAAATATGCCATCGAATTGCAGACCGGTCTGCCGGTCGCCTCGCTCGGGCCTTCCCTCGCCTCCATCTATCAGACGAAACTGCGGCTGGAACGGGCAGCAGCCTTCGCCGTTTCGCAATCCGGCAAGAGCCCTGACATCGTTGCCCTCGCACAAAGCGCCCGCAAGGGCGGCGCGCTCACCTTCTCGCTCGTCAACACCCTGCCATCCCCACTGGGTGAGGCGGCCGACCACGCCATCAATATCCAGGCGGGGCCGGAAAAGGCGGTTGCAGCGACCAAATCCTTCGTCAATTCCATCGTTGCCGGTCTGGCTATCCTTGCCGAATGGACGGAAGACAGCCTGCTTGCCAGGGCCGTCAGCGCCCTGCCGCAGAATTTCGCCAAGGCCATCGCGCTCGATTGGAGCCACATCGGCGAGGCGGTGAAGGGCGAAGAATCGCTTTACATGCTGGGCCGCGGTCCGGCGCTCGCCATTGCCGCAGAAGCTGCGCTGAAATGCAAGGAAACCTGCGAGCTGCATGCCGAAGCCTATTCCTCGGCCGAGGTCATGCATGGCCCGGTCTCGCTGGTGGCGCCGCAATTCCCCGTCATCGCCTTTGCCGCCCGCGACCGTGCCGAGACGTCGGTCACGGATATCGCCGCAAGCCTTGCCAATAAAGGTGCGAATGTTTTCGTCACCTCCACAAAGGGCAGCCCGGCCAAGCCCCTGCCCTTCGTGGAGACCAACCACCCGCTGACCGATGCATTGCTGCTGATTGCGCCGTTTTACGGCTTTATCGAACAATTATCCCGCGCACGCGGCTTCAACCCGGATGCACCCGTGGCATTGAAGAAGGTAACGGAAACCCAATGA
- a CDS encoding GntR family transcriptional regulator has translation MNGAALNLEDLQSGGGPLYLKLRQTIEDAINGGRLKHGDALPPERDIAESACVSRVTVRKAVDDLVRDGLLVRRHGSGTFVVKPITRMQQPLTKLTSFTEDMRRRGMTASTQWLDRGLFHPTGDEMMTLGLSQSAMVARLTRLRLANDQPIALEVTSLPGDILPDPQLVENSLYLELEKSGIRPVRAIQRISARNLTDEETLLLGVPPGSAALSVQRMAYLESGRLMEISLALYRSDAYDLVAELTMGPE, from the coding sequence ATGAACGGGGCAGCGCTTAATCTGGAGGACCTGCAATCAGGCGGCGGTCCGCTGTACCTGAAATTGCGCCAGACGATCGAAGACGCCATCAATGGCGGCCGCCTGAAGCATGGCGACGCCCTGCCGCCGGAACGCGACATTGCTGAAAGCGCCTGCGTCAGCCGCGTCACGGTGCGCAAGGCGGTGGATGATCTCGTCCGCGACGGCCTTCTCGTTCGCCGGCATGGTTCGGGCACCTTTGTCGTCAAGCCCATCACCCGCATGCAACAGCCGCTGACCAAGCTCACCTCCTTTACCGAGGACATGCGCCGGCGCGGCATGACGGCAAGCACCCAATGGCTGGACAGGGGTCTTTTCCACCCCACCGGCGATGAGATGATGACACTCGGCCTTTCCCAGTCCGCCATGGTGGCACGGCTCACGCGCCTGCGTCTTGCCAATGACCAGCCGATCGCGCTGGAAGTCACCAGCCTGCCGGGGGATATTTTGCCCGATCCGCAACTCGTCGAAAATTCGCTTTATCTGGAGCTTGAAAAGAGCGGCATTCGCCCCGTGCGCGCCATTCAGCGCATCTCGGCCCGCAATCTCACGGATGAGGAAACCCTTCTGCTTGGGGTCCCGCCGGGCTCGGCAGCGCTTTCCGTTCAGCGCATGGCCTATCTCGAAAGCGGGCGCCTCATGGAAATATCCCTCGCGCTTTACCGCAGTGATGCCTACGACCTTGTCGCCGAACTGACGATGGGTCCAGAGTAA
- a CDS encoding extracellular solute-binding protein → MALKHYGLALCAFAFAGSTALGTVVAHAADKEISWIYCGDKMDPIHEKYIKEWEGKNAGWKVVPEVVGWEQCQDKATTLAAAGTPVSMAYVGSRTLKQFAQNDLIVPVPMTEDEKKTYYPNIVDTVTFEDTQWGVPVAFSTKALYWNKDLFKQAGLDPETPPKTWAEEIAFAKQIKEKTGIAGYGLPAKTFDNTMHQFMHWVYTNNGKVIDGDKITVDSPQVLAALKAYKDITPYSVEGPTAYEQNEIRAIFLDGKVGMIQAGSGAATRLQATKINWGIATLPLGPEAKGPGTLLITDSLAIFKGTGVEEKATEFAKFITSPGPQGEYELQGGAGLTPLRPSPKVDEFIAKDPFWKPLIDGIAYGGPEPLFTDYKGFQDVMIEMVQSVVTGKATPEDAAKKASAALEQYK, encoded by the coding sequence ATGGCACTGAAACATTACGGATTGGCGCTCTGCGCTTTCGCATTTGCCGGTTCCACCGCCCTTGGCACGGTGGTGGCACATGCCGCCGACAAGGAGATCAGCTGGATCTATTGCGGCGACAAGATGGACCCCATCCATGAAAAATACATCAAGGAATGGGAAGGCAAGAACGCAGGCTGGAAAGTCGTGCCTGAGGTTGTCGGCTGGGAGCAATGCCAGGACAAGGCCACCACGCTTGCAGCCGCCGGCACGCCGGTTTCCATGGCCTATGTCGGTTCGCGCACGCTGAAGCAGTTCGCGCAGAACGATCTGATCGTTCCGGTGCCGATGACCGAAGACGAAAAGAAAACCTATTACCCCAACATCGTCGACACGGTCACCTTCGAGGACACGCAATGGGGTGTGCCGGTCGCTTTCTCGACCAAGGCGCTCTACTGGAACAAGGACCTGTTCAAGCAGGCCGGTCTCGATCCGGAAACGCCGCCGAAGACCTGGGCTGAAGAGATCGCCTTTGCCAAGCAGATCAAGGAAAAGACCGGTATCGCCGGTTACGGCCTGCCCGCCAAGACCTTCGACAACACCATGCACCAGTTCATGCACTGGGTTTACACCAATAACGGCAAGGTCATCGATGGCGACAAGATCACCGTCGACAGCCCGCAGGTTCTTGCAGCCCTGAAGGCATACAAGGACATCACGCCTTACTCCGTTGAAGGTCCGACGGCCTATGAGCAGAATGAAATCCGCGCCATCTTCCTCGATGGCAAGGTCGGCATGATCCAGGCCGGTTCGGGTGCTGCAACCCGTCTGCAGGCAACGAAGATCAACTGGGGCATCGCAACCCTGCCGCTTGGCCCTGAAGCCAAGGGTCCCGGCACGCTGCTCATCACCGACAGCCTCGCCATCTTCAAGGGAACCGGCGTGGAAGAAAAGGCGACCGAATTCGCCAAGTTCATCACCTCTCCCGGCCCGCAGGGCGAATACGAGTTGCAGGGCGGCGCTGGTCTCACCCCGCTTCGTCCGTCGCCGAAGGTTGATGAGTTCATCGCCAAGGATCCCTTCTGGAAGCCGCTGATCGACGGTATCGCCTACGGTGGTCCCGAGCCGCTCTTCACCGACTACAAGGGCTTCCAGGACGTGATGATCGAGATGGTGCAGTCTGTCGTGACCGGCAAGGCAACACCGGAAGATGCGGCAAAGAAGGCATCCGCCGCTCTCGAGCAGTACAAATAA
- a CDS encoding ABC transporter ATP-binding protein, with translation MGQLYLNNVRKNYGHFEVIKGVQLDIRDGEFVVFVGPSGCGKSTLLRMIAGLEEISAGDVVINGVKVNELPPVKRGIAMVFQSYALYPHMTVFENIAFPLRVEKMAEEKIKQKVEGVAKILQLDQRLQQRPGNLSGGQRQRVAIGRAIVREPKIFLFDEPLSNLDAALRADMRIELTNLHKTLKATMIYVTHDQVEAMTMADRIVVLNAGEIAQVGAPLELYHKPANLFVAGFIGNPKMNFLKVTCKSVSAEGVTVAYEGQTITVPVEPRAGLEGKQLTLGIRPEHTGLEAADLNIKVAPSVIERLGVNTIAYGVAPTGENYCALLPGSAPVVVDEPIVTGIKASDCHLFDESGIALDRRVDLSVLKLIQ, from the coding sequence TTGGGTCAGCTTTATCTCAACAACGTCCGCAAGAACTATGGACATTTCGAAGTCATCAAGGGCGTTCAGCTCGACATCAGGGATGGCGAGTTCGTCGTTTTTGTCGGCCCTTCGGGATGCGGCAAATCCACATTGCTGCGCATGATCGCCGGCCTTGAGGAGATTTCCGCCGGTGACGTCGTCATAAACGGCGTGAAGGTCAATGAGTTGCCGCCGGTCAAGCGCGGTATCGCCATGGTGTTCCAGTCCTATGCGCTTTATCCGCATATGACGGTTTTTGAAAACATCGCATTTCCCCTGCGTGTCGAGAAGATGGCGGAGGAAAAGATCAAGCAGAAGGTCGAGGGTGTCGCGAAGATTCTCCAGCTCGACCAGCGTCTGCAGCAGCGCCCCGGCAATTTGTCCGGCGGCCAGCGCCAGCGCGTGGCGATCGGCCGGGCCATCGTTCGCGAGCCGAAGATATTCCTGTTCGACGAGCCGCTTTCGAACCTCGATGCGGCGCTTCGCGCCGATATGCGCATCGAATTGACCAATCTTCACAAGACGCTGAAGGCGACGATGATCTATGTCACCCATGATCAGGTGGAAGCCATGACCATGGCCGACCGTATCGTGGTGTTGAATGCCGGTGAAATCGCCCAGGTCGGCGCGCCGCTCGAGCTTTACCACAAGCCAGCGAACCTGTTCGTGGCGGGCTTCATCGGCAATCCGAAAATGAATTTTCTGAAGGTCACCTGCAAATCGGTCAGCGCCGAGGGTGTGACGGTGGCCTATGAGGGCCAGACGATCACCGTGCCGGTGGAGCCTCGTGCCGGTCTTGAGGGCAAGCAGCTGACGCTCGGCATTCGTCCGGAACATACCGGTCTCGAAGCAGCCGATCTCAACATCAAGGTCGCGCCGAGCGTTATCGAGCGCCTTGGGGTGAATACCATTGCTTATGGGGTCGCCCCGACGGGTGAGAATTATTGCGCTCTGCTTCCCGGCTCCGCGCCTGTCGTCGTGGATGAGCCGATCGTCACCGGCATCAAGGCTTCGGATTGCCATCTGTTCGATGAAAGCGGCATTGCTCTCGATCGTCGAGTCGACCTGTCAGTCCTCAAGCTGATTCAATAG
- a CDS encoding FAD-dependent oxidoreductase, translated as MEDAKAGHEKDGRAVQNIHTCVAVAGGGPAGMMLGLLLARSGIDVVVVEKHGDFLRDFRGDTIHPSTLELMEQLGFIDEFLSLPHTRAPRLNAVIGGERVTIADFSRLPVRHRFIAFMPQWDFLNFIVGKAGQYENFRLLMNAPVTGLIERDGRVGGLTVETPEGVIEIAADLVVGADGRNSIVREAAGLEVQRFGIPTEVLWLRLSKQPDDPTETMGHAGSRQGFVMINRGDYWQCGYVVRKGFFADIKLEGLEAFRYRVAEICPFPRERLDELKSWDDVHLLTVRIDRLKRWWKPGLICIGDAAHAMSPVGGVGVNLAIQDAVAAANILVPVLVSGRAIRDDDLAAIEKRRSFPTKATQFLQRMMRIGRKKGQEERAEKPKGPPAFVRAIIRFPLLSHLTGRLVGLGFRREKIETP; from the coding sequence ATGGAAGACGCGAAAGCCGGGCATGAAAAGGACGGCAGAGCCGTTCAGAATATCCACACCTGTGTTGCCGTGGCCGGTGGCGGACCGGCAGGCATGATGCTCGGCCTGCTGCTCGCCCGCAGCGGTATCGATGTTGTTGTCGTCGAGAAACACGGGGATTTTCTGCGCGATTTTCGTGGCGACACCATCCATCCTTCCACGCTTGAATTGATGGAACAGCTCGGTTTCATCGACGAGTTCTTAAGCCTTCCGCATACACGCGCGCCGCGGCTGAACGCGGTTATCGGTGGTGAGCGCGTCACGATTGCGGATTTTTCCCGCCTGCCGGTCCGGCATCGGTTCATCGCCTTCATGCCGCAATGGGATTTTCTCAATTTCATCGTCGGCAAGGCAGGGCAATATGAAAATTTCCGCCTGCTGATGAATGCGCCGGTCACCGGCCTCATCGAACGGGACGGGCGCGTCGGCGGCCTCACCGTCGAAACGCCGGAAGGGGTCATCGAGATCGCTGCCGATCTGGTGGTCGGTGCAGATGGCCGCAACTCCATCGTCCGTGAGGCGGCAGGGCTCGAGGTCCAGCGCTTCGGCATCCCGACCGAAGTGCTGTGGCTGCGCCTTTCGAAACAGCCTGACGATCCGACCGAAACCATGGGGCATGCCGGCTCGCGACAGGGTTTCGTGATGATCAACCGGGGTGACTACTGGCAATGCGGTTATGTGGTGCGCAAGGGATTTTTCGCGGACATAAAGCTGGAGGGGCTTGAGGCCTTTCGGTACAGGGTCGCGGAAATCTGCCCTTTCCCACGCGAAAGGCTCGATGAGCTCAAGAGCTGGGACGATGTGCATCTCCTTACCGTTCGTATCGACCGCCTGAAGCGCTGGTGGAAACCCGGTCTGATCTGCATCGGCGATGCGGCCCATGCCATGTCGCCCGTCGGCGGCGTCGGCGTCAATCTGGCCATTCAGGACGCGGTTGCCGCCGCCAATATATTGGTGCCGGTGCTGGTGTCCGGCCGGGCCATTCGTGATGATGACCTCGCCGCAATCGAAAAGCGGCGGTCCTTCCCGACCAAGGCCACGCAGTTTCTGCAGCGGATGATGCGTATCGGTCGCAAGAAAGGGCAAGAGGAAAGAGCGGAAAAGCCCAAAGGCCCGCCTGCCTTCGTGCGGGCGATTATTCGATTTCCGCTTCTTTCCCATCTGACTGGCCGGCTGGTGGGGCTGGGTTTCCGTCGGGAAAAGATTGAGACGCCGTGA